The Coriobacteriia bacterium genome has a window encoding:
- a CDS encoding cytochrome c3 family protein, translated as MLAERLRHVWQVVVSTVRDPTSNLTVAFFVMAIVTLALLLLLVLLYIVLTWREHGERERRRPAAADGVERRPWRHRRQAAAAAAALAALALVSAWDYSGRDGLCARCHHTSRAFETRAEGAHASVPCGRCHVGRGAAGALARIGGAGNAVNAALGASADVPMPSFVSDRACLACHRAVTEGTITARGVRIRHADISGAGYRCGDCHNTVAHGPRVRRAREPSMSSCVVCHDGEKASAACETCHVDDPGVAIRRLPRGFKKARIVKEDCRGCHSIESCNECHGLELPHSRRFVDGYHARQALDKETCLKCHDLYAFCNKGCHRFKAGLAAGPRVLGGQHGTRPRFVGWHSRYGPRRCAGCHDDPNVCRYCHERAETG; from the coding sequence ATGCTGGCCGAGCGTCTGCGGCATGTGTGGCAGGTGGTCGTGTCGACGGTGCGCGACCCCACTTCGAACCTGACGGTCGCGTTCTTCGTCATGGCGATCGTGACGCTCGCGCTGCTGCTGCTGCTCGTGCTGCTCTACATCGTCCTGACATGGCGGGAGCACGGCGAACGGGAGCGCCGGAGGCCGGCTGCCGCCGACGGTGTGGAGCGACGTCCCTGGAGGCACCGGCGGCAGGCCGCCGCGGCTGCGGCCGCGCTGGCTGCGCTGGCGCTGGTCTCGGCCTGGGACTACTCCGGGCGGGATGGTCTCTGCGCCCGCTGCCACCACACGTCGCGGGCGTTCGAGACCCGTGCCGAAGGCGCCCACGCGAGCGTCCCGTGCGGCCGCTGCCACGTGGGACGCGGAGCCGCGGGAGCCCTGGCCCGCATAGGTGGAGCCGGGAACGCGGTGAACGCCGCGTTGGGAGCCTCAGCGGACGTCCCGATGCCGAGCTTCGTCTCGGATCGCGCCTGCCTGGCGTGTCACCGCGCCGTCACGGAGGGGACGATCACGGCGAGGGGCGTACGGATCCGCCACGCCGACATCTCCGGCGCGGGCTACCGCTGCGGCGACTGCCACAACACGGTGGCCCACGGTCCGCGCGTGCGCCGCGCCCGGGAGCCCTCCATGAGCAGCTGCGTCGTCTGCCATGACGGCGAGAAGGCTTCCGCCGCGTGTGAGACGTGCCACGTGGATGACCCGGGGGTGGCCATCAGGCGCCTGCCTCGCGGCTTCAAGAAGGCGAGGATCGTCAAGGAGGATTGCCGAGGGTGCCACTCCATCGAGAGCTGCAACGAGTGCCACGGCCTCGAGCTGCCGCATTCGCGCAGGTTCGTGGACGGTTACCACGCAAGGCAGGCCCTGGACAAGGAGACGTGTCTGAAGTGCCACGACCTCTACGCGTTCTGCAACAAGGGCTGTCACAGGTTCAAGGCGGGCCTGGCGGCGGGTCCGCGCGTCCTGGGCGGTCAACACGGGACGCGGCCGCGGTTCGTAGGCTGGCACTCGCGGTACGGCCCCCGGCGCTGCGCCGGCTGTCATGACGACCCGAACGTGTGCAGGTACTGTCACGAGAGGGCCGAGACCGGGTGA